The DNA window CTGAAATGGCGGCCATGCTAAGCAAGGAGTTTGATCGGATAGATCAGGAAAATGCCCAAGTTGTTAGCGATCAGAGGACCGATCTTCATGTTGTTCCTCCGGTGCCCGGTCAGCTTAATGTGAGTCATTATGAAGAAGCTGGATTGAGCGAGGGTGGTGGTTCTATGTCGGGGAATGGTTTGAATTTGCCCGATGATGTTTCCCGGGCTGTAATAGATTAGAAACTGTACTTTCTTCTTTCCTATCTTTGTGTGCGGATTTTTGTCTGGTGATATATATATCAGtttttattctgtttttccTGTTTagtatttatctttatttttgtatGTGTATCTTTGTCTTCGATGTttgtttaaaaatgtgaatattGTTTATGGGATATTTAATCTTTATGCTCGGTTTTTTGTTCTTTTAGTTCGGACAAAACTATTGATTTAAATCGTTTTAAGCTATGCCTTAGTTCggataaagcaattgctttttcgttttaagctatggcttagttcggataaagcaattgctttttcgttttaagctatggcttagttcgggtaaagcaattgctttttccttttaagctatggcttagttcGGGTAAAGCAATTGTTTTAAATCGtcttaagctatggcttatttCGGGCAAAGCAATTGCTTTTAGTCAtcttaagctatggcttagttcTGGCAAAGCAATTGCTTTTAGTTTTCAGGCTATATTTTTGGCAcactttgttttttcttttattgataggggaaaaacttgcattttTGCCTACAACCGACCTTGACCaaaatgcaagtgaaaaaaTCCCCGACTGACTCGATTAACCTGAATGTTGTCTACTGATAGAATCTTGTAAGAACCCTGGCATTCCAGGTTCTTGGCAGGTCTCAGCCTGACAGATATGTTAAATAATAGGCTCCTCCTTTCCCTACTTTCTTTACTTGgtaaggtccttcccagtttTCTCCGAGTTTGGATACTCCTGCGTTACCTCTTGCTATGTCGGCTCTTCGTAGTACTAAGTCTCCGACTTCAAACGTTAGGGGTTTGACCCTCTTGTTGTGATATGTTTCTATGTGTAGCAAGGCTTGCTCTCTTCTTTCTTCTAGCAAGTCGAGGCAGAGTCTAGTGCTTTCTTCATTTTGTTCCTAATCAAAATATTTGACTCTGATGGTGGGCATACCTATCTCTACTAGTACCATTGCCTCGCACCCGTAGGTTAGGCTATATGGGGTCCTTCCTGTGCTAGCTTTTGGCGTGGTTCTATATGACCATAGGACACTGTGTAGCTCATCGGCCCATCGACCTTTTGCCTCGTCTAGCCGCTTTTTTAAACCATTGACAATGGTTTGGTTGGTTACTTCGGTCATCCCGTTGCTCTGTGGGTGGGTGACCGATGTGAACCTTAGATCATTTCCTTTTTCAGTGCAGAATTCTCTGAAGTTTTTGTTGTCGAATTGATTTTCGTTGTCGGTTATGATGTTTTTTGGGATTCCGAAACGACAGATGATTTCTCTTCGGACAAAGCTTCGCACTCGTGCTTCCATTATAGTGGATACAGCTTCGGCTTCTACCCACTTTGAGAAATGGTCAACTGCTACAATTATGAATTTTCTCTGCCCACTTGCCGTTGGAAAAGGTCCAACGATGTCTATTCCCCACATGCTGAATGGCCAAGGACTTATTATTGGATTTTGTTCGGTCGTTGGTTGATATGTGTACATTTTGGTGGTACTGACATTTCTCACATTTTTGTACCAGGTTTGATGCGTCTTGTGCCAGTGTCGGCCAGTAGTAACCTTGTAAGACGGCTTTACGACAGAGTGCCAGGTGTGAGATGTGGCTTCCACATACACCTTCGTGTATCTCGGCTAAGAAATATTTCCCTTCCTCCACCGTGAGGCATCTGGACCAGGGGTGTGAGAATGATTTTCTGTACAGAGTCCCGTCTCGGTATGAGAAGTGTGGTGCTCGGTGTTTTACTTTCTTTGCTTCTTTGTTATCTTCGGGCAGGCTCCCGTTTTCAATGTATGAGATGATGTGTTCTATCCACTGGTTCAATGGGTTGATGAGGAATGTTGCTTCGGGATTCTGGATACTGCTGAAATTTTGAACCGAGCACGGTATGGCCGACATTGTTTCTTTGACTGCTCCGGCTTTTGCCAATGTATCTGCTTCTGTGTTTTCCTCTCTGGGTATTTGTTCTAACTCCCATTTTCCACCCTCTTCGATAATTTTTGCGAGCAGCTCTTTCACTCGGTCTACGTATTTTTTCATCTCTGGATCTTTTACCTCGTATAAACCAAGTACCTGGTTAACCACCAGCTGAGAGTAACTCTGAATTTTGATGTACTCGGTCTTGACTACCGGTTCCATCCTTAATCCATTTATCAAAGCTTCGTATCCCGCTGCATTGTTGGTTGTTGGAAAATTTAGATGGATCGAGTTTTGCATTTTGATCTTATGTGGTCCTCTTAGTATCATGCCCGCTCCTGCTCCGCTCATGTTTGATGCTCCGTCTACTTTAGCGTTCAGCTGACTAGGCCCTTGTCTACCTCGGTAGGTTGATCGTGTGTTGTTGTTTCTGCTACAAAGTCGGCTAAGATTTAAGCTTTCATTGCTGTTCTCGGTTCGTATTTGATGTCGTATGATCCTATCATGACTGACCAGTTGATTAGTCGTCCTGATGTTTCTGGTCTTGCGAGCGCttttctcagaggttggtttGTTCGGACTATTCCTGTGTGAGCCTGAAAAtatctttttagtttttcaaCTGTTAAGACCAATGCTAATGCAAATTTCTCGATTTTGCTATATCCGCGCTCGGGTCCTTTCAACACCTTGCTCGTGTAGTATACCGGCTTTTGCTCGGATGCCTCTTCCTTTACTAGTACCGATGCCACTGTTTCATCAGTGACACTTAGATATAGGTATAGCACTTCTCCGGTTTCAGGTCTTCCGAGTAGTGGTGGTGAACTCAGGAATTTCTTGAGCTCTTCAAAAGATTGTTCGCATTCTTCGGTCCACTCGAATTTTTTCAcatttcttaatgttttgaaGAACGGGAGACATCTTTTGGCCGAGTTAGACACGAATCGACCGAGAGCCGTGACTCTACCGTTTAGCTTTTGAACTTCTTTAGCTGATTTTGGCGCCTTCATTTCCAAAATTGCTTTTGTTTTCTCCGGGTTTACTTTAATGCCTTTTTGAGAGATGAGGTAACCGAGGAATTTTCCTGTTGGGACTTCGAATGCGCATTTGTCCGGATTTAGCttgagtttgtattttttaagaTTGGTGAAGACTTCTTTTAGGTCTTTCGCATGATCTTCTACCTTTTTGGACTTGACGATGATGTTGTCGACATAAACTTCCATGTTACGACCGATCTGGTCTTTGAATACGAAGTTCATTAGCCGCTGATAAGTTGCCCCTGCATTTTTTAATCTGAATGGCATTTGTTTGTAACAGTATGTGCCGCTGTCGGTTACAAAGCTTGTTTTCTCTTCATCATCTTTGTGCATTGTGATCTGGTGATATCCTTGGGCCGCGTCTATAAATGAGTAGATTTCGTAACCGCTGGTTGAATCgaccagttggtcaatgtttggcaAGGGGTAGCTGTCCTTGGGGCATGCTCAGTTCAGATCTGTGAAGTCTATGCACAATCTCCATTTCCCATTTGGCTTTTTTATGAGTACGACATTTGACAGCCATTCCGGGTAATACACTCTTCTGATAAAACCTGCTGCTAATAATTTGTCTACTTCGGCTCTGATGGCGATTTGTCTATCTACTGCGAAggctc is part of the Mercurialis annua linkage group LG3, ddMerAnnu1.2, whole genome shotgun sequence genome and encodes:
- the LOC126672459 gene encoding uncharacterized protein LOC126672459 yields the protein MHKDDEEKTSFVTDSGTYCYKQMPFRLKNAGATYQRLMNFVFKDQIGRNMEVYVDNIIVKSKKVEDHAKDLKEVFTNLKKYKLKLNPDKCAFEVPTGKFLGYLISQKGIKVNPEKTKAILEMKAPKSAKEVQKLNGRVTALGRFVSNSAKRCLPFFKTLRNVKKFEWTEECEQSFEELKKFLSSPPLLGRPETGEVLYLYLSVTDETVASVLVKEEASEQKPVYYTSKVLKGPERGYSKIEKFALALVLTVEKLKRYFQAHTGIVRTNQPLRKALARPETSGRLINCRNNNTRSTYRGRQGPSQLNAKVDGASNMSGAGAGMILRGPHKIKMQNSIHLNFPTTNNAAGYEALINGLRMEPVVKTEYIKIQSYSQLVVNQVLGLYEVKDPEMKKYVDRVKELLAKIIEEGGKWELEQIPREENTEADTLAKAGAVKETMSAIPCSVQNFSSIQNPEATFLINPLNQWIEHIISYIENGSLPEDNKEAKKVKHRAPHFSYRDGTLYRKSFSHPWSRCLTVEEGKYFLAEIHEGVCGSHISHLALCRKAVLQGYYWPTLAQDASNLVQKCEKCQYHQNVHISTNDRTKSNNKSLAIQHVGNRHRWTFSNGKWAEKIHNCSS